The following proteins are encoded in a genomic region of Triticum dicoccoides isolate Atlit2015 ecotype Zavitan chromosome 1B, WEW_v2.0, whole genome shotgun sequence:
- the LOC119349699 gene encoding protein RADIALIS-like 3: MASLSMSSGWTPKQNKLFEQALAVHDRDTPDRWHNIARAVGGGKSADDVRRYYELLVHDIVRIEAGKVPFPAYRPPCPGPGHNASYEADRLKHLKI; this comes from the exons ATGGCTTCTCTGTCAATGAGCTCGGGGTGGACGCCGAAGCAGAACAAGCTGTTCGAGCAGGCGTTGGCGGTGCACGACAGGGACACACCCGACCGCTGGCACAACATCGCCCGAGCTGTCGGCGGTGGAAAGTCGGCGGACGAtgtcaggcgctactacgagctacTCGTCCACGACATCGTCCGTATCGAGGCCGGGAAGGTGCCCTTCCCCGCCTACCGCCCCCCATGCCCCGGCCCCGGCCACAACGCCAGCTACGAGGCCGATAG ATTGAAGCACTTGAAGATCTAG